From one Marinobacter sp. LV10MA510-1 genomic stretch:
- a CDS encoding transposase, with amino-acid sequence MPRYMLTEKLWSKLREILLQFSLYNKAGLRNTVEGILFRMRTGVPWRDLPGHFGKWNSVYKTFNYWSKKGIWKKLFNVLKTDSDLEWVFIDGRYVKAHQHSAGAAGGYDNQIIRDKGEALGMSVIIPRKKNSIKGYKGLDWPLYKLRHLVGNAFARLKHYRAVATRYDKLTRHYESIVSLACAFLWLPM; translated from the coding sequence ATGCCCAGATACATGCTCACAGAGAAGCTGTGGTCCAAGCTAAGAGAAATATTGCTTCAATTCAGTCTGTATAACAAGGCAGGTTTGCGCAATACAGTCGAAGGCATTCTGTTCAGAATGCGGACCGGTGTGCCCTGGAGAGATTTGCCAGGCCACTTCGGAAAATGGAATTCTGTCTACAAAACCTTCAATTACTGGTCGAAAAAAGGCATCTGGAAAAAGCTCTTCAACGTGCTGAAAACAGACTCCGATCTGGAATGGGTCTTCATTGATGGCCGCTATGTAAAAGCGCACCAGCACAGTGCCGGAGCCGCGGGTGGCTACGACAACCAGATAATACGTGACAAGGGAGAAGCCCTCGGAATGAGCGTTATTATTCCCAGAAAGAAAAATTCGATCAAGGGCTACAAGGGACTCGACTGGCCGTTGTACAAGCTCAGACATCTGGTGGGAAACGCGTTTGCCAGACTCAAGCATTATCGGGCCGTCGCCACCCGATATGACAAACTGACTCGTCATTATGAGAGCATCGTGTCATTGGCT